A stretch of the Conger conger chromosome 3, fConCon1.1, whole genome shotgun sequence genome encodes the following:
- the LOC133124990 gene encoding protocadherin alpha-C2-like isoform X4, producing the protein MMHLSFAIKRYVAFLIAFLSLWKATFSVIRFSMPEEMDEGSVVANLPTDLGINIESLTKLDLRLDIIDSKKYLRINKDTGELYIGEKIDRESLCTYTPCVLKLSVIIENPLRIFDLEFDITDINDNAPHFRRDQLQLDISESAPPGVRFSIMNAVDPDAGSNSVKTYWLSESEHFKIELQAGTDGSKFADLILKMPLDREKQAVHNLILIAVDGGVPARSGTASIAVQVLDANDNAPQFDQDVYTVDITENSPIGSLVMKLSATDTDEGPNGDIVYNFTKYTSVLTEDIFYLNPDNGEIRVKGEIDYEKTTAFEIHVEAKDKGRIQLSGNCKLIFLVTDMNDNYPLISIKSFIGSVKESVAIGTVIALISVSDRDSAENGQIELTINKQLPFSLQKSCESRYDLVVMKHLDREQVPEYDITLTVRDKGSPPLSDKETVTLELLDVNDNAPRFRKSFYTIPVMENNAPGLLLGSVTAFDPDLYENQYLVYYIIEREISNTSMSMLFSINPEKGDVYALKTFDYEREKEFLFHIEARDSGAPPLSSNVTVHIIILDQNDNTPLIVSPWRAHGSVVEEVIPRSTDKGHLIAKVIAIDSDSVQNSRVTYQFLQVPNTALFSLDQYNGEIRTMRMFSYRDPHHLRLVVIAKDNGDPTLSATVTIKLSTVEHVVKAFSETSEVPLEYDTFSNLNLYLLIGLGSVSFLLLLTILVTIVLKCQKPKPPKATPPCRNSVVNQRSSTVVDSTPVSNDAYWLFLAETRKGKVVVKQPISYIVSSIPRSTGLTETSKSAASNLQYSK; encoded by the exons GTCGCTAACTTACCCACAGACTTGGGTATAAACATTGAATCTTTGACCAAACTGGATTTGCGGCTTGATATAATCGACAGCAAAAAATACCTCCGGATCAACAAAGACACGGGTGAGCTGTACATTGGAGAGAAGATAGACCGAGAATCATTGTGTACATATACTCCATGTGTCCTGAAACTGAGTGTGATTATAGAAAATCCACTACGCATATTTGACCTCGAATTCGACATAACAGATATTAACGACAATGCTCCACATTTTAGACGGGACCAGTTACAACTGGATATTTCAGAATCGGCTCCTCCAGGAGTGAGGTTTTCCATTATGAATGCTGTGGATCCAGATGCTGGTTCGAATTCGGTGAAAACATACTGGCTTAGTGAGAGCGAGCATTTTAAAATCGAACTTCAGGCAGGTACGGACGGTTCTAAATTTGcagatttaattttgaaaatgcCTTTAGACCGAGAGAAGCAGGCTGTACATAATCTGATACTCATCGCAGTAGATGGTGGAGTACCCGCTCGTTCTGGCACTGCTAGCATTGCTGTTCAAGTTCTGGATGCCAACGACAACGCCCCTCAGTTTGACCAAGATGTTTATACTGTGGACATAACGGAAAACTCCCCAATAGGAAGTTTAGTAATGAAATTAAGCGCTACAGACACCGATGAGGGTCCAAACGGAGACATTGTGTACAATTTTACCAAATACACCTCTGTGTTAACggaagacattttttatttaaatcctGATAATGGTGAGATAAGGGTTAAAGGGGAAATAGATTATGAAAAAACGACGGCTTTCGAAATTCACGTGGAAGCCAAAGATAAAGGTCGCATTCAATTGTCAGgaaactgtaaattaatatttttggtTACTGACATGAATGACAACTACCCTTTAATTAGCATCAAATCATTTATTGGTTCTGTTAAAGAAAGTGTTGCCATTGGTACTGTAATTGCTTTAATAAGTGTTAGTGACCGAGACTCAGCAGAGAACGGTCAGATCGAACTTACAATCAACAAACAGTTGCCATTTTCTCTACAGAAGTCGTGTGAAAGTCGTTACGATTTGGTTGTCATGAAACACTTAGATCGCGAGCAGGTCCCGGAGTATGACATCACTTTAACCGTCCGAGACAAGGGTTCCCCACCTTTGTCTGATAAAGAAACGGTCACTTTGGAACTCCTGGATGTTAATGACAACGCGCCTCGGTTCCGAAAATCCTTCTATACCATCCCAGTGATGGAAAACAACGCGCCTGGATTGCTTCTAGGTTCTGTTACTGCATTTGACCCTGACCTCTATGAAAACCAGTATCTTGTTTATTACATAATTGAGAGGGAAATCTCGAACACATCCATGTCAATGCTGTTCTCAATTAACCCAGAGAAAGGTGATGTTTACGCACTGAAAACCTTTGActacgagagagagaaagagttccTTTTCCACATTGAAGCCAGAGACTCTGGTGCTCCTCCACTCAGCAGTAATGTCACTGTCCACATCATTATTCTGGATCAGAACGACAACACCCCACTCATAGTCTCTCCATGGCGGGCGCACGGCTCTGTGGTTGAGGAAGTGATCCCAAGATCCACAGACAAAGGGCACTTGATAGCCAAAGTGATCGCCATTGACTCAGACTCTGTGCAGAACTCCCGGGTCACGTATCAGTTTCTACAAGTTCCAAATACTGCTTTATTCAGCCTGGACCAGTACAACGGGGAAATCCGGACAATGAGAATGTTCAGCTACAGAGATCCCCACCATCTGCGGCTGGTAGTCATTGCCAAGGACAATGGAGATCCGACTCTTTCTGCTACAGTTACCATAAAGTTATCAACAGTGGAGCACGTTGTTAAAGCGTTTTCTGAGACGTCTGAAGTCCCTTTGGAATATGATACATTTTCAAACTTAAACCTGTATTTGTTGATCGGTTTGGGCTCTGTGTCATTTCTGCTTTTGTTGACAATATTGGTGACCATCGTGCTGAAGTGTCAGAAACCAAAACCTCCCAAAGCGACCCCTCCCTGCAGAAACAGCGTTGTTAACCAGAGGAGCTCTACTGTAGTAGATTCCACCCCGGTGTCCAACGATGCATACTGGTTGTTTTTAGCGGAGACGAGGAAGGGAAAGGTTGTGGTTAAGCAGCCTATTTCGTACATCGTTTCCAGTATTCCCAGGAGCACTGGCCTCACAGAGACTAGCAAGTCAGCAGCTTCTAATCTACAG TACTCAAAATGA
- the LOC133124990 gene encoding protocadherin alpha-C2-like isoform X3, producing the protein MMHLSFAIKRYVAFLIAFLSLWKATFSVIRFSMPEEMDEGSVVANLPTDLGINIESLTKLDLRLDIIDSKKYLRINKDTGELYIGEKIDRESLCTYTPCVLKLSVIIENPLRIFDLEFDITDINDNAPHFRRDQLQLDISESAPPGVRFSIMNAVDPDAGSNSVKTYWLSESEHFKIELQAGTDGSKFADLILKMPLDREKQAVHNLILIAVDGGVPARSGTASIAVQVLDANDNAPQFDQDVYTVDITENSPIGSLVMKLSATDTDEGPNGDIVYNFTKYTSVLTEDIFYLNPDNGEIRVKGEIDYEKTTAFEIHVEAKDKGRIQLSGNCKLIFLVTDMNDNYPLISIKSFIGSVKESVAIGTVIALISVSDRDSAENGQIELTINKQLPFSLQKSCESRYDLVVMKHLDREQVPEYDITLTVRDKGSPPLSDKETVTLELLDVNDNAPRFRKSFYTIPVMENNAPGLLLGSVTAFDPDLYENQYLVYYIIEREISNTSMSMLFSINPEKGDVYALKTFDYEREKEFLFHIEARDSGAPPLSSNVTVHIIILDQNDNTPLIVSPWRAHGSVVEEVIPRSTDKGHLIAKVIAIDSDSVQNSRVTYQFLQVPNTALFSLDQYNGEIRTMRMFSYRDPHHLRLVVIAKDNGDPTLSATVTIKLSTVEHVVKAFSETSEVPLEYDTFSNLNLYLLIGLGSVSFLLLLTILVTIVLKCQKPKPPKATPPCRNSVVNQRSSTVVDSTPVSNDAYWLFLAETRKGKVVVKQPISYIVSSIPRSTGLTETSKSAASNLQASTTSSSST; encoded by the exons GTCGCTAACTTACCCACAGACTTGGGTATAAACATTGAATCTTTGACCAAACTGGATTTGCGGCTTGATATAATCGACAGCAAAAAATACCTCCGGATCAACAAAGACACGGGTGAGCTGTACATTGGAGAGAAGATAGACCGAGAATCATTGTGTACATATACTCCATGTGTCCTGAAACTGAGTGTGATTATAGAAAATCCACTACGCATATTTGACCTCGAATTCGACATAACAGATATTAACGACAATGCTCCACATTTTAGACGGGACCAGTTACAACTGGATATTTCAGAATCGGCTCCTCCAGGAGTGAGGTTTTCCATTATGAATGCTGTGGATCCAGATGCTGGTTCGAATTCGGTGAAAACATACTGGCTTAGTGAGAGCGAGCATTTTAAAATCGAACTTCAGGCAGGTACGGACGGTTCTAAATTTGcagatttaattttgaaaatgcCTTTAGACCGAGAGAAGCAGGCTGTACATAATCTGATACTCATCGCAGTAGATGGTGGAGTACCCGCTCGTTCTGGCACTGCTAGCATTGCTGTTCAAGTTCTGGATGCCAACGACAACGCCCCTCAGTTTGACCAAGATGTTTATACTGTGGACATAACGGAAAACTCCCCAATAGGAAGTTTAGTAATGAAATTAAGCGCTACAGACACCGATGAGGGTCCAAACGGAGACATTGTGTACAATTTTACCAAATACACCTCTGTGTTAACggaagacattttttatttaaatcctGATAATGGTGAGATAAGGGTTAAAGGGGAAATAGATTATGAAAAAACGACGGCTTTCGAAATTCACGTGGAAGCCAAAGATAAAGGTCGCATTCAATTGTCAGgaaactgtaaattaatatttttggtTACTGACATGAATGACAACTACCCTTTAATTAGCATCAAATCATTTATTGGTTCTGTTAAAGAAAGTGTTGCCATTGGTACTGTAATTGCTTTAATAAGTGTTAGTGACCGAGACTCAGCAGAGAACGGTCAGATCGAACTTACAATCAACAAACAGTTGCCATTTTCTCTACAGAAGTCGTGTGAAAGTCGTTACGATTTGGTTGTCATGAAACACTTAGATCGCGAGCAGGTCCCGGAGTATGACATCACTTTAACCGTCCGAGACAAGGGTTCCCCACCTTTGTCTGATAAAGAAACGGTCACTTTGGAACTCCTGGATGTTAATGACAACGCGCCTCGGTTCCGAAAATCCTTCTATACCATCCCAGTGATGGAAAACAACGCGCCTGGATTGCTTCTAGGTTCTGTTACTGCATTTGACCCTGACCTCTATGAAAACCAGTATCTTGTTTATTACATAATTGAGAGGGAAATCTCGAACACATCCATGTCAATGCTGTTCTCAATTAACCCAGAGAAAGGTGATGTTTACGCACTGAAAACCTTTGActacgagagagagaaagagttccTTTTCCACATTGAAGCCAGAGACTCTGGTGCTCCTCCACTCAGCAGTAATGTCACTGTCCACATCATTATTCTGGATCAGAACGACAACACCCCACTCATAGTCTCTCCATGGCGGGCGCACGGCTCTGTGGTTGAGGAAGTGATCCCAAGATCCACAGACAAAGGGCACTTGATAGCCAAAGTGATCGCCATTGACTCAGACTCTGTGCAGAACTCCCGGGTCACGTATCAGTTTCTACAAGTTCCAAATACTGCTTTATTCAGCCTGGACCAGTACAACGGGGAAATCCGGACAATGAGAATGTTCAGCTACAGAGATCCCCACCATCTGCGGCTGGTAGTCATTGCCAAGGACAATGGAGATCCGACTCTTTCTGCTACAGTTACCATAAAGTTATCAACAGTGGAGCACGTTGTTAAAGCGTTTTCTGAGACGTCTGAAGTCCCTTTGGAATATGATACATTTTCAAACTTAAACCTGTATTTGTTGATCGGTTTGGGCTCTGTGTCATTTCTGCTTTTGTTGACAATATTGGTGACCATCGTGCTGAAGTGTCAGAAACCAAAACCTCCCAAAGCGACCCCTCCCTGCAGAAACAGCGTTGTTAACCAGAGGAGCTCTACTGTAGTAGATTCCACCCCGGTGTCCAACGATGCATACTGGTTGTTTTTAGCGGAGACGAGGAAGGGAAAGGTTGTGGTTAAGCAGCCTATTTCGTACATCGTTTCCAGTATTCCCAGGAGCACTGGCCTCACAGAGACTAGCAAGTCAGCAGCTTCTAATCTACAG GCATCCACCACCAGCAGCAGTTCGACCTGA